GGGAGTTCATGCACCAGATTGAGATAGGAAGAGACGTTGCCAATAGGATCCATGATTAAAAAAAGCATGAAAGCTAGATTGAATAGGGTCATTTTAGTTCCTACAGGGTTATTAAGAAGAGGCGCAATCCGTTAACAATCATTGACATAGAAATCATAGATAACAACATGCCCATGAGCTGCTCAAGTGTAGTAAGGCCCCTTTTCCCTAGAATTCTTTGCATATAGGGTGCGGCGATTAGAACAGCGATAACGCCTGACCATGCCAGCAAAATGGCGAGTGAAATTTTTAGATCATTGGCCTCTTGTCGAGCAAATAACATGATCATTGTTAGGACTCCTGGCCCCGATAAGAGGGGAGTTGCAATCGGTACAATAAAGGGTTCTTGTGGCGGTATTTGCTGTTGAGCAGTCTCGTTTTTGGGGAAAATCATGCTTAATGCAAGGATGAGAAGCAGAATGCCCCCACAAAGTGTCATCGCAAAGTCGCTGACTTGGAGCAATCCTAGAAATCTTTCCCCTAAATATTGGAAAAATATGGCAATAAAAAAGGAGATGAGTCCTTCTCTAAGGAGCGTTTTTTTCTGCCTTTCAAAGTCATAATTCTTGACGAGAGCTAGAATCGTCGGAGAATTCCCAATAGGATTAGTGACAAGAAAAAATGTGAGAGCGATTTGAAAAAGTGACACAAGTATCAACTACCTAAATTTAGGATGGATCATATTTTAAGAAGAACTTTTTTTCAATACAAACAATCTGTGCAGGAAATAATAATCACAGAGTTTTTTTAATTAGATTAGTGATGGATAGGAGGGTAAATAAATTATTTTAAACCATTCAATGATCACGTGATTAGGATCAATTAAAATAAAATTTTCTTGCAAGAAAGAAGGATTTAAACTCTGGAATTTAATTTAACGAGAATAAAGAGAGAATTTAGTTAGGAAAGATTGTATTGGGGCAGGCTCTCTTCTAAAAATACTAAACCAATTGGAGCCTATAATAAAGAGGGCACTTAATGCGAAAAGGCAATTATTGGCCTTTTGGCTAATGTTAAGTTTCAAGAGCATACCCCTAGATTTTGTTGTTCATGTTTCAAAAAAATGTCGATTAGCTGGAGTTTTAATACATTCACTTAGCTAATCAGTCTAAAGAATCTATTTAAACACAGGTCTCATTTAAAAAAAGTGGGAATAATTCCCTGAAATTAAAAAATTAATATTTAATTAATAAAAATTAAAATAATATTAAAATCTTTAATTGAATTAAATAAATGCTTTGTTTATTTGTTAATTGTAATTGAATTAAATTTCAGGAGGTGTTTATGAAAGATTTTAATCCTATTAAGATTACAAATCATCCTTATGAGCCTAGTTCAAGTCATATTGGGGCAAAAGCTTTAACAAAAAAAGAGCATGGCGTTAAAAGTTCTGGGAGAATGACCAAAAGACTTGAATTTGCAGCTTTTGGCCATGAAGATAAATCAGATATTAACACGACCGCCTATCGCACGAATGTAGCGTTTAAAAATGTAGGTCCCAGCAAAAGAAATAGCGACAATGTCCCAAAATTAAATTTCATAGAAAAACGGTTCTATGTTCCTCTTCTTGTTCAGAAAGGTACGGACAGTTTGGATTTAGTTTGGGTTCTAGTGAATAAATCTAGTTTATCTAAACGCTTTAACATCAGCAAAGAAGAGTGGAAGGAAGTTGCTGGCATCAAAAACCCAGAGAAAAAACAAGAAGCTATTCAAGCTCTTGTTAAAGCAAAAATTAAGCAGCTAAAATCTGCTGATAACAGAAAAGCCTCTTCATCCTCAACGAAGGCTAACTCTGGAAACAGGATAAAGAAAGGGGCAGCTAAGAAAATAAAGAACGAAGCTAAATCAGGAACAAGTTTTTTGAGAAGGTTTTTTAAAGTAGGTACTAAGAAAGATAAATAATTTTTGGTGGGCAACTTGTTGATTAATATAAGTTGCTCCCTTTGTCTTTTTCTTAATTCAAAGTCAGCTGACTCGAGGCAATCCTAAAAATCTTTCTGATAAATTTAGTTATGCTTATTATCCTTATTATTTAAGCTTTTTATAACTTGTGATTTATGGTTTATCATTTTTTTTAAACGTGGGTGGCCACCTTTAAGAAATTTTCTTTCATTGAAGCATTTAAAAAAAATAATTTCTTTTTTTATTATTAATATAAATCTATATTTAAATTATTAATGAGGGGATAATATGGCAATTACATCAATTAAAGTAAATGGCAATCCTTATAACAGTAGTAAAAGTACTGCAGACAAAATTCTTGATAAGAACAAAGTTATTAGTGCAGGGAAGAATAAACACAGAATTGAATTTGAAGATCTCAAGGGAAACAATATCTATAAGGTTGCTGTAAAGCTTATTAAAAACAAAGCCACCAGAGAAAACATGGGGGAAAATTCCTAAACTTGGTTTTATCGAAAAAAGATTTTACACCCCTTTAAGAATCAATACTGCAGAGGGGGATGTCTGGATATTAGTAAATAAAGCAAGTTTGAGAAAACGATTGGACCTCGATAAGGAAACGATTGCAGACAAAGAGTTACCCCTATCGAAATTAAATAAAAAAATACAAGAGCTTGGAAGGTCCCTGCCAGCTAAACCCATTGGTAGCAAAAATTCTATTAAGAAAGAAAATCCTGCAAGCGAAGGGGGAGGCAAAGGCAAAAATTCTAAAGTAAGTTTTTTAGGCAAAATTTTTGGTGGTAAAACAAAAAAGTAGCTAGCTGGCTACCTCTTTACATTTACATCGATTTGGCTGAGCCTCTCTATAGCTTCATCGACCGCTTCTTTTTTTGCGAAGGCGCTGAAGCGCAAGAAGCCTTCTCCGGCTGGGCCAAATCCACTTCCCGGGGTGGTCACTATGTGTTTGCTTTCCAGCAATTCACTAAAGGCGTCCCACGATTTTCTCCCAGGAAACTGGACCCAAACGTAGGGGGAGTGTTCTCCTCCGAAACAACGGTACCCAAGTCTTAAAAAAGTTTCTTTAATTTTTTGAGCATTGACTAGGTAGTGGTCTAGTTGTTTCCTGATTTCTTTAAGGCCTTCTTCATCAAGTGCTTTTAATGCACCGGCCTGAGCGATGTTGGAGGCGCCATTAAAAAACGTTGTGGCAATGCGCTGCCAATCTTGATGAACAGAAGTGCCATCGTCGTATTTTAATGCTTTTGGTACAACAGCCCACCCAAGGCGTACTCCCGTAAACCCTGCCATTTTTGAAAATGAATTGAGTTCGATAGCAACTTCTTCTGCTCCTTCAATTTCATAGATACTTTTGGGAAGCTTAGGATCTTGAATAAAATAAGCATAGGCTGCATCAAAAATTAGAATAGCGCCAATTTTTTTTGTATAGGCTACAAGTTGTGTTAACTGTTCTTTGGTAGCAACAGCTCCTGTTGGGTTGTTTGGAGAACAAAAATAGATAACATCAGCTTGAAAATTTAGCTCGGGGAAAAAATCATTTTCGGGGCGGCAATTAAGGTAGACGATGCCATCATAGAGCCCCTTTTCTTGATTAAAAGCTCCTGTTTGGCCGCAAGCTACAGAAGTATCCACGTAAGCTGGATACGAGGGGTCCTGCACTGCCATGGTTACATCAGAACCAAAAAGGAGCTGTAGACGTCCAATATCACATTTTGAACCATCGGATACGAAGATCTCATCAGGCCTTAGTTGATTATGATAAACTACCTCAGCAATTTTTTCTCTTAGTATAGAATATCCCTGCTCGGGGCCATAACCCTTATATGAGGAAGAGACTCCAAGTTCAATAGCGCCGTTTTTAAGCCCTTCGACAATAGAGAAAGGAATAGGCTCTGTCGTGTCGCCAATTCCCAGGCTAATAATTTTGGCATCAGGGTTTTTCTCAAGTAAAGCTTCTTTTCGCCTTGCAATTTCAGGAAATAGATAGCTGGAATGTAATTTTAAAAGGGAGGGATTGCGTTTAACCATGAAGTTTTCCCGCTGGGATAAATTGTTGGTATTTTTCTAACACTGTTTGCATTTTAAGCTCATTTATCGCGCTAAGTGGAGATAGAGGTAGGCGGCAAGGGCCGGCAGCCATCCCGGTTAATTGCATGAGACGTTTGATTGGGACGGGGTTAGTTTCTATAAAAGCTTCTTTAAAAAGCTCTAGCAAGTGAAAGTGCCATTTTCGAGCTGCTAAATGATCATTGGCTAAAGCAAGGTTGACCATTTCTACAAGCGCGTTAGGAATTAAATTACTGGCCACAGAGACCACACCATGTCCTCCAAGAGTCATCAAAGGAAATGTTAAACCATCATCTCCCGAAAAAATTTTAAAGTCAGGGCGGATGGCTAAAACTTGCGCAAGGACATCCATGATTTGATGCAAGTTCCCCGAAGCTTCCTTAACTGCCTGGATATTGGGCAATAGAGCCAATCTTTTAAGCGTTTCGGTGTGAATATTTTGACCAGTTCTTCCCTGGATATTGTAGAGCATCAAAGGTAGATCAACATGTTCAGCGACCGCTTTAAAGTGGAGATACAGACCCTCTTGAGAGGGTTTATTATAATAGGGTGTGACAACAAGGGCCCCATCCGCACCAAGCCTTTTCGCCTGTTCGGTTGCTGTAATCGTTTTTTTGGTTGAGTAACTTCCTGTACCGACAATTATGGTTGCTTGATGCTTCACCTCTTCAACAGTAGTTTGAATGATCTCTTCCTTTTCACCCTCTTCTAAAGTAGGAGCTTCTCCTGTTGTCCCTAAAATTACAATGCCGGTCACACCGCTTGCAATCTGAAGGCGCAAATTCTGTCTTAAGCCCTCAAGATCTAGAGTCCCATCCTCATTAAAAGGGGTAACGACCGCTGTATAAACGCCAGGTTTCATAGAATATCCTCGAGAGTAAAGAAGCCCTTTTTGCCGTTCAGCCATTCTGCAGACTGGATAGCTCCTGTGGCAAATCCTTTTCTGTTCTTTGCTTCATGTGTAACAGTAATGCTATCATAGGGCGAATCAAAAATAACAGAATGCATGCCAGGATGATGGCCTAATCTTAATGAGGGAAAATGCAACAGATCATGAGCAATTTTTCCATGACTGGTTTCAAAAAGTGCTGCCTTTTTATTTTTAAAATGGTTTAGCAGAGTTTTGGTGATTGCTTTAGCTGTCCCAGATGGGCTGTCGGCTTTTTCCTGATGGTGCATTTCATAGCCTCCTACATCGTAGCTATCATGATTGGCAATGAGCGCTGCCGCAGCGTTGAGGGTTTTTAAATAAAGATGCACGCCAATTGAAAAATTAGGAGAGTAGAGGAATCCAATTTGGTAGCGTGTTACTAAATCTTGAATCTTCTCATAATCATTTTCCCATCCTGTAGTGCCTACGACAATGCTTGTGCCGCTCGATGCTGCTTTTTCCACATTGCGTAAAACTGCTTGGGGATGGCTGAAATCAATCGCTAAGTCAGCATTTTCTAAATTTGCAATTTCATGCCCTTTTTCTAAAGCTGCCTCTGCTACGAGCATGCCCATTTTCCCTTTTCCGAATAAAGCGATTTTTAGCGTAGCCATTCTGTCCTTTAAGTGAGCGATGAGCTCATCCATTTTTTTTGTTTGCATTTCGTTTAACTGATGCAAGATGATAAAGAAATCATCATTTTGCTGAAAGGCTGCCTTTGTCCAATTGGCAGATCCATTGACAAGTACGTCCTGGTCGATGTAAAGAAATTTATAATGCAGTAAACTACTTCCGGGATTCGTGTAAACTGGGATACCGCTACTTTGTAAAAGATCTGCGATTTTTTTGCTGGCTCCTTTTGAAGATTGATGATCGAGAAAAACTTCAATATTAACGCCACGTTGCTTAGCGCTAATGAGCTCCTTTGCAAAATCAAAACGCGTGAAAGTAAACATAGCAACACGAATGGTTTTTTTAGCTTCACGAATGAGATTCTTAATTCTAACAGAGGCATCTTTGTTATCCGGTAAAAACCAGAGTTCACAATCTTGCCCACCAATGGTAAAAGAATGGTGGGGTACTGGCTCTTCGTAAAAATCTTCACACATAAACTGGGCTTTTTTTAAAATATTGGCTGCGAGATTGCGACAGCGGACAGCGGAAATTAAATTAGCTTGTTCACAAAGGGAATCTGTTGTCATATTTGCTGAACCAAACCAAACTTCTTCGCTGTCGATGACCATCATTTTCTGATGCATATGCCCAACGGCAGCTCTTGCGACAGCATAAACCTTGGGGCCCAGTTTACGATCCACTCGCGCTGAAGCTTTTGCATCGTAGATCACTCTAACCTCTAATCCCTCTTCACTTTTTTTTCGCAGTGCTTGGATAATTTCCGGGTCAGAAAGGGAGTAAATGAGAAGAACAATCGACTCTTTGGCATTTCCAATCGCTTTTTTTAACGTTTTTTGTAGATAATCACCTGTTAGGTTGGAATAGAGGATTGCCGGCTCTTTGCCATTGGGCATCGCAGACGCCGTTTCCAAGCCTCCCATCCAAACAAAACAGCTTGCTAGGAGTGCAATAAAAAACATAATTAAGGATTGTTCCAGCGTTTGTTTTTTGCGTTTCTTTTTTTTCACAAAACTCCAAGTAAGGCTGATTTAAGGCCCGTATAGCGTTTTTTTACTTCATCGTTTTTAACAGCCATCGCTAGAGCTTTTTTAGTTCCAACAAGAACGACAAGCCTTTTTCCCCTTGTGACACCAGTATAGAGCAAATTGCGTTGAAGTAATTTAAAGTGGGTCGTGTGAACGGGCATAACAATACATGGGCATTCGCTTCCTTGGTACTTGTGGACTGAAACTGCATAGGCTAATACAAGCTCATCAAGCTCTGCAGATTCATAGAGTATTTCTTTGTCGTCAAAGCAGACTAGTAGAGATTGCTCTATAAAATCAATAGCGACAATCCTGCCTACATCGCCATTAAAGACTTCCTTTTGATAGTTATTGCGTATTTGCATCACTTTGTCGCCAACCATGAATTTACGACCAAAGCGCATTAGCGAAGCGTCTTTTGCATTAAGCTCTTGCTGAAGAACGGCATTTAGGTTTTCAGTTCCAACCATTCCTTTTTTCATGGGAGCCAATACCTGGATGTCATTTAAGGGGTGCAAATTGTATTTCTGGGGTAGCCTCTGAATGGCTAAAGTGACAATTTCTTTTAGCACCTGTTCTACTTCAGCTGCTTCGATAAAGAAAAAATCGCTATCTGGAGCATGGCGAATATCTGGATAAAGTCCATTGTTAATAAGGTGAGCATTTAAAATGATTTTAGAGCCTTTCGCCTGTCGAAAAATTTCTGTGAGGATAGTAACTGGAAGTCGCTTAGAGGAAATCATTTCCTTCAAAACGTTACCTGGGCCAACACTTGGGAGTTGGTGAACGTCACCAATTAAAATTAAGCGCGCGTGAGAAGGAATAGCTTTTAATAAGTTGTACATTAACGGGGTGTCGATCATGCTGGCCTCATCGACAATGATTAAATCGCATTCGAGGGGATTTTCTCGACAGCGTTTAAAGCCGCCCTTTTTAAAATCAAATTCCAATAAGCTATGAATCGTCTTTGCTGTTTTACCAGTGATTTCACTCATGCGTTTTGCAGCTCTTCCTGTCGGGGCTGCTAAGAGGATATGGCTGGTAAGTTTTTCTGAGATATGTAAAATGGCTTTGGTAATTGTGCTTTTCCCGGTTCCTGGACCTCCTGTGATGACCTGTACCTTTTCGCTTAAGCCTTGTTTAACTGCTTGGATTTGCTGTTCCGCTAATTCTATTTGCAGCTTTTCCTGAACCCATTCGACAGCCTTCTCTAGTTGAACTTTGCGCAAGACACTAGGTTCTTCATTTAAGCGTTTTATTTCTCTAGCGATGCCAATTTCTGCATTAAATAGCGATTTGAGCCATATAAAAGGCTTTAGATCTGTATCAAAAACAAGTTTAAATATTTCAATGTATTCTGCTTGTTTTAATACATGCAAACGCTGTTCAATCATAGAACTGGGCACTTCGAGAAGCTTTTCTGCATAATTTAAAAACTCGTCAACTGGATAGCAGACATGCCCATCATTGGATAGTTCTGAGAGCACATACTCAACACCTGCGTCAATTCTGACTGTGGAATCTTTCAGGATATTTAGCTTGCTAGCCAACGTATCAGCAGTTTTAAACCCAATCCCAAAAATATCTCGAGCCAACTGGAAGGGATTTTCTGTTACTTTTTTTATACTTTCTTTTTGATAAACCTTGTAAATTTTTTGAGCGAATGCTGGGCTGACACCATGACCTTGCAAAAAAACCATGACATCGCGAATGCTTTTCTGATCAGCCCAGCAGGTGGCAATTAAATTTATTTTTTTCTTACCAATCCCTTTAATTTCATTTAATCTGGCAGGGAACTTGTCGATGATATTGAGCGTTTCTAATCCGAAGTAATCTACAATTTTTTCGGCATAGACAGGGCCTATTCCTTTGACAAGTCCTGAACCTAAATACTTCTTGATTCCTAATAAATTTGCAGGAGCTTCAATCGAGTAGCTTTTAACTTCAAATTGCTGACCATGAACAAGATGCTGTCTCCACTCTCCCTCACATCGGACCGTCACTCCAGGATTAATGAGTGGAAGAAAACCTACAATGCAAACTAATTCTTTTTGTTTGTGAATATTTATTTTTGCAACGGTGTAGCCATTTTCATCATTTTGAAAAGTAATTCTTTCAATAACTCCGAAGACCTGTTCCATAAATGCAAAGCCTGATAATGTGAAAACAGCAGAGAAGCTATTTCTTTTTAAGTTCCTTGTAGTCAGTAAATTATATTTACCACATCACTTTAATTTAAGCTTAATTTGCAGTAACCATTCAAGAATATTAACTAATTTGCGGTTAATTCACAGGAGAAATTTTTTATGAAGTTTTCCCTAAAATCCCTTGTATGTGGAATAATTGCCCTAAATGCTTATGCTTTTGCGCAAGAATGCGGAGAAGTAAAAGAGGAAAGTATTGAAGAAGATTGCTATAATGAAGAGGCCTATAGAGCGGAATGGCGTCGTCCCCGCCAATATGTATTTAAATTCGTCCCTTACTACCCAGAGGGAGAGGCTCTAAGGGGGGAAAGAGAAGAGTCAAGGTGGCCGGGAAAACGCAACTTCGAGCTCTTTGATCGGTTAACTCAATAAGATAAAATGCCCATTTATACAAAAGAAAGTTTAGAGACCCTTCGCAAAAAAATTGATCTTGTTGAGGTCCTCGAAGCTAATATTGAATTGAAAAAGGCGGGAGCTGCCTACAAAGCCCTCTGCCCTTTTCATGACGAAAAAACGCCTTCTTTTATGATTCAAAGAGGGGATACCCATTACCATTGTTTCGGTTGTGGGGCGCATGGAGATGCTATTCATTTTTTGATGAACTACCAAAAAATGAATTTCACTCAAGCGATTGAGTATCTCGCTGCCAAATTTCAAGTAATACTTGATATTGCTTCGATGCCTCAGGAAGTCAAAGGCCCTTCTAGGGCTAAAATTAAAGAAGCTTTGAATTTGGCTTCGCGTCTTTATCATTTTAATCTACTCTACACTGATTTTGGCAAGGATCCCCTAAATTATCTTTATGAACGCGGACTGACTCTTGATTTTCTCACGCAATTTGAAATTGGCTTTTCACCAGGAGATCCTAAAATTTTCCGTGCTTTCTTTAAAGATTTCTCTGAGGAAATTCTTTTGGCTGCAGGGCTCGTTACGCAAGGCAATCGGGAGTTTTTTGCAGATCGCATCCTGTTTCCCATAAGGGACGGATTAGGAGCAGTGATTGGATTTTCGGCAAGAAAGTTTAAAGAAGAAACTTTTGGTGGGAAATACATTAATACTAAAGAAACGGTACTGTTTAAAAAGTCGAAAGTTCTTTTTGGGCTTAACTATAGCCGTCGTCGTATTGCTAAAGAGCGTAAGGCCCTTATTGTGGAAGGACAGATTGATGCGCTTCGCCTGATCTATGCCGGATTTGATTATGTCGTCGCTAGCCAGGGAACAGCTTTTGGCGATGAACATGTTCAAGAAATTCTTCATCTCGGTCCCCAACTCGTTTATCTAGCTCTTGATTCTGATAGCGCCGGGGAAAATGCTGCAATTAAGATTGGAGATCTCTTTCAAAAAGAGGGCATAGAGGTGCGTGTTGTGGAACTTCCACCGCAATTTGATCCAGACCTCTTCCTTCGCAAAAAAGGGTCCGAGGCGTTTCAAAAACTTCTAGACGGTAGCCTTGACTATCTGACATTTTTAGTTCATGTTCAGTCTCGTTCTTATAACCTCAACTCACCGGCAGGTAAAACAGAGCTTGTGACGGAAATCATCAAGCAAATTCGCCGTTGGAATAATCCTTTAATGGTTCATGAGAGCTTGAAGAAATTGGCTGCTCTTACGCAAACTCCTGAGGAGATGATTGGCCTTAAAGAACAACAAGGACCCAATCTCTACATTAAACGCACAGGAACGATTGGACAAATAGAAATAGATCCGAATAGAATTTTGGAAGTTGATCTTCTCCGTTGGCTGCTCATTACAGATAATGCAAATCTTAAAAAGATTGCCGCGCTTAATCTTACCCCTCAATCTTTTCACATTCCTCAATGTCAAAAAATTTATGAGATTTACCAGGGTTCTGCCAACCCCTCGCTCCTGACCTTAGCTCTTGAATTAGATGAGGGGGAAGGTGAAGCCTTTCTCAACGAAATCTCAAGTAAGAGAATTAATCGTGAAAAAGCTGAAGCTCAGTTTATTGAAACTGTACAGTGTCTTCTGGAGCGCAATTGGATGATTCAGCGGGAATCGATTAAGAATCAAATCCAGAGCGGTCATTTGGATGACGAAAAAGTTCTTGGACTTGTTAAAGAATTTGATGCCATTAAAAGCTCACCACCTAAAGTTTGTTTATGAAGCAGAAACATCTTGTCTTTTATGATGGAGAATGTGGTTTTTGCGATCAAACTGTGCAGTTTTTGCTTAAAAGAGACACAGATAAGCGTTTTTTATTTGCTCCTTTAAAGGGGGAAACGGCTAACCATTACCTTAAGCAAATTCCTTCCGGTACAGATAGCCTTGTGTTGATCGAAAATTACCAAACCCCTCAAGAAAAGCTCTTTCTTTATGGCAAAGCTGCTTTGCGGATCCTATGGCTATTAGGCGGCAGATGGACGCTTCTTGGGATGTTGTCTTTTTTGCCATCCTTTTTTTATGATTGGGCCTACCGTCTTGTGGCTCGCTACCGGTATCGTTTCTATTCAGCGGCCTGCCGCATTCACCCCTTAGAATCATCGAAAAGAGATCAGTTTTTAAAATAGATTTTTTAAACAATGCCAGATCTATTGGTGAAGATTCTCTATTTCTCTTTTGATTCTAGCTAATAGCTCTTTATCTTTTTCAATATACATGGTCATGACTCCGAGTTGAGGACCCGATTGATTACCTGGGAACGTATGTATAAGCTGGTTTATACCTTCAATGCAGTGTTCTATTTGCTTTTCTGCATTTTCGAGAGTTGCGCTATCTTTGGAAAGCTCTTCAAAATTATCGTGAATGTGAGTTAAGTCCATACACTGGCCCTGCATTGATAGTCGGGGTGTTTCGCAGTTTTTGTCATAAGACGATTGCATCGTGAATCTTCGAGCACTTGGGTTAGTATTAGAAGGGCTTTGAGAGGAGGTGTTAGTTAATGCAGGAATTGTTAAAGGTCTTGGTAGTTCTGAAAATGCAGAATTTCCTGACGTAAAAAATGTTTGAGCGGACCCTATCCGATTTGAGGACTGAGAAGGGACCGTTGGAGTGATGTCT
This genomic interval from Chlamydiales bacterium STE3 contains the following:
- a CDS encoding UPF0056 inner membrane protein yhgN (Product derived from UniProtKB/Trembl:F8L0L8;Gene name derived from UniProtKB/Trembl:F8L0L8); its protein translation is MILVSLFQIALTFFLVTNPIGNSPTILALVKNYDFERQKKTLLREGLISFFIAIFFQYLGERFLGLLQVSDFAMTLCGGILLLILALSMIFPKNETAQQQIPPQEPFIVPIATPLLSGPGVLTMIMLFARQEANDLKISLAILLAWSGVIAVLIAAPYMQRILGKRGLTTLEQLMGMLLSMISMSMIVNGLRLFLITL
- a CDS encoding LL-diaminopimelate aminotransferase (Product derived from UniProtKB/Swiss-Prot:Q6MDE0;Gene name derived from UniProtKB/Swiss-Prot:Q6MDE0;EC number derived from UniProtKB/Swiss-Prot:Q6MDE0), whose product is MVKRNPSLLKLHSSYLFPEIARRKEALLEKNPDAKIISLGIGDTTEPIPFSIVEGLKNGAIELGVSSSYKGYGPEQGYSILREKIAEVVYHNQLRPDEIFVSDGSKCDIGRLQLLFGSDVTMAVQDPSYPAYVDTSVACGQTGAFNQEKGLYDGIVYLNCRPENDFFPELNFQADVIYFCSPNNPTGAVATKEQLTQLVAYTKKIGAILIFDAAYAYFIQDPKLPKSIYEIEGAEEVAIELNSFSKMAGFTGVRLGWAVVPKALKYDDGTSVHQDWQRIATTFFNGASNIAQAGALKALDEEGLKEIRKQLDHYLVNAQKIKETFLRLGYRCFGGEHSPYVWVQFPGRKSWDAFSELLESKHIVTTPGSGFGPAGEGFLRFSAFAKKEAVDEAIERLSQIDVNVKR
- a CDS encoding ATP-dependent RecD-like DNA helicase (Product derived from UniProtKB/Swiss-Prot:O34481;Gene name derived from UniProtKB/Swiss-Prot:O34481;EC number derived from UniProtKB/Swiss-Prot:O34481), whose protein sequence is MTTRNLKRNSFSAVFTLSGFAFMEQVFGVIERITFQNDENGYTVAKINIHKQKELVCIVGFLPLINPGVTVRCEGEWRQHLVHGQQFEVKSYSIEAPANLLGIKKYLGSGLVKGIGPVYAEKIVDYFGLETLNIIDKFPARLNEIKGIGKKKINLIATCWADQKSIRDVMVFLQGHGVSPAFAQKIYKVYQKESIKKVTENPFQLARDIFGIGFKTADTLASKLNILKDSTVRIDAGVEYVLSELSNDGHVCYPVDEFLNYAEKLLEVPSSMIEQRLHVLKQAEYIEIFKLVFDTDLKPFIWLKSLFNAEIGIAREIKRLNEEPSVLRKVQLEKAVEWVQEKLQIELAEQQIQAVKQGLSEKVQVITGGPGTGKSTITKAILHISEKLTSHILLAAPTGRAAKRMSEITGKTAKTIHSLLEFDFKKGGFKRCRENPLECDLIIVDEASMIDTPLMYNLLKAIPSHARLILIGDVHQLPSVGPGNVLKEMISSKRLPVTILTEIFRQAKGSKIILNAHLINNGLYPDIRHAPDSDFFFIEAAEVEQVLKEIVTLAIQRLPQKYNLHPLNDIQVLAPMKKGMVGTENLNAVLQQELNAKDASLMRFGRKFMVGDKVMQIRNNYQKEVFNGDVGRIVAIDFIEQSLLVCFDDKEILYESAELDELVLAYAVSVHKYQGSECPCIVMPVHTTHFKLLQRNLLYTGVTRGKRLVVLVGTKKALAMAVKNDEVKKRYTGLKSALLGVL
- a CDS encoding 4-hydroxy-tetrahydrodipicolinate synthase (Product derived from UniProtKB/Swiss-Prot:Q6MDD9;Gene name derived from UniProtKB/Swiss-Prot:Q6MDD9;EC number derived from UniProtKB/Swiss-Prot:Q6MDD9), giving the protein MAERQKGLLYSRGYSMKPGVYTAVVTPFNEDGTLDLEGLRQNLRLQIASGVTGIVILGTTGEAPTLEEGEKEEIIQTTVEEVKHQATIIVGTGSYSTKKTITATEQAKRLGADGALVVTPYYNKPSQEGLYLHFKAVAEHVDLPLMLYNIQGRTGQNIHTETLKRLALLPNIQAVKEASGNLHQIMDVLAQVLAIRPDFKIFSGDDGLTFPLMTLGGHGVVSVASNLIPNALVEMVNLALANDHLAARKWHFHLLELFKEAFIETNPVPIKRLMQLTGMAAGPCRLPLSPLSAINELKMQTVLEKYQQFIPAGKLHG
- a CDS encoding DNA primase (Product derived from UniProtKB/Swiss-Prot:Q9Z6W4;Gene name derived from UniProtKB/Swiss-Prot:Q9Z6W4;EC number derived from UniProtKB/Swiss-Prot:Q9Z6W4) is translated as MPIYTKESLETLRKKIDLVEVLEANIELKKAGAAYKALCPFHDEKTPSFMIQRGDTHYHCFGCGAHGDAIHFLMNYQKMNFTQAIEYLAAKFQVILDIASMPQEVKGPSRAKIKEALNLASRLYHFNLLYTDFGKDPLNYLYERGLTLDFLTQFEIGFSPGDPKIFRAFFKDFSEEILLAAGLVTQGNREFFADRILFPIRDGLGAVIGFSARKFKEETFGGKYINTKETVLFKKSKVLFGLNYSRRRIAKERKALIVEGQIDALRLIYAGFDYVVASQGTAFGDEHVQEILHLGPQLVYLALDSDSAGENAAIKIGDLFQKEGIEVRVVELPPQFDPDLFLRKKGSEAFQKLLDGSLDYLTFLVHVQSRSYNLNSPAGKTELVTEIIKQIRRWNNPLMVHESLKKLAALTQTPEEMIGLKEQQGPNLYIKRTGTIGQIEIDPNRILEVDLLRWLLITDNANLKKIAALNLTPQSFHIPQCQKIYEIYQGSANPSLLTLALELDEGEGEAFLNEISSKRINREKAEAQFIETVQCLLERNWMIQRESIKNQIQSGHLDDEKVLGLVKEFDAIKSSPPKVCL
- a CDS encoding hypothetical protein (Product derived from UniProtKB/Trembl:Q6MDD4), encoding MFMKQKHLVFYDGECGFCDQTVQFLLKRDTDKRFLFAPLKGETANHYLKQIPSGTDSLVLIENYQTPQEKLFLYGKAALRILWLLGGRWTLLGMLSFLPSFFYDWAYRLVARYRYRFYSAACRIHPLESSKRDQFLK